From Pseudovibrio sp. Tun.PSC04-5.I4, a single genomic window includes:
- a CDS encoding protein kinase, which translates to MVRENDNVPEEANDPSHPEHDQWVTDVAKALNIDLAAAQDEPLIAGSVQMQDMSEPQAQQGDIDALPEFEREASVPLHRELNQRTRRETPPDNSPIRVSDKPDGTMVIDAASVPSAFEFGGLRGRNAGALGNHFRASEHAMDVTGKLGPPIIGGAANAANVLAFGATGVLQDYPHIENAVIKRPNTYSNGPDQPLTFIGAEMLIHEAKILTALSHFDEAKGSKNVLKVKGSGLTEFGEPFVITEKLTGGSLDARLPDDKGMDEEPLNDFADGLLAGVAFLQKRNIFHQDLKADNILFRDPESTEPIIIDFDAASAHEGIAADCEDGQHFNYEIGGAPNIQPPERFKDGEHITGKVDSWAGGLLLVAAASGKTSQQALIDELQIFRNGSSNDQAQLDEKVEGHLLEVPENIKGAIKGLLKLSPEERLSAEQALDIVNMRAA; encoded by the coding sequence GTGGTTCGCGAGAATGATAACGTCCCAGAGGAAGCTAATGATCCCTCGCACCCAGAGCATGATCAGTGGGTGACCGACGTCGCGAAAGCGCTCAACATTGACCTTGCTGCCGCACAGGATGAGCCCCTCATCGCCGGTTCTGTACAGATGCAGGATATGTCCGAGCCTCAAGCTCAGCAAGGTGATATTGATGCACTTCCTGAGTTTGAACGTGAAGCATCTGTTCCGCTTCATCGGGAATTAAACCAACGTACGCGCCGCGAAACACCGCCGGATAACAGCCCAATCAGAGTAAGCGACAAACCTGACGGCACCATGGTTATTGACGCCGCCTCCGTCCCCTCCGCCTTTGAATTTGGGGGATTGCGCGGCCGGAATGCGGGAGCCCTCGGCAATCACTTCAGAGCCTCTGAACATGCTATGGACGTTACGGGCAAATTGGGTCCACCGATCATCGGCGGGGCGGCCAATGCAGCCAATGTCCTCGCCTTTGGCGCGACAGGCGTCTTGCAAGATTACCCCCATATCGAAAATGCTGTCATCAAACGTCCCAATACCTACAGCAACGGGCCGGATCAACCGTTGACGTTCATCGGTGCAGAAATGCTTATTCATGAGGCAAAGATTTTGACGGCTCTTTCTCATTTTGATGAGGCTAAGGGAAGTAAAAATGTGCTGAAGGTAAAAGGCTCTGGCCTGACAGAATTTGGGGAACCTTTTGTAATTACGGAGAAATTGACCGGCGGTAGTCTGGACGCACGGTTGCCGGATGACAAGGGGATGGACGAGGAACCGCTGAATGACTTTGCTGATGGTTTGCTCGCCGGTGTCGCTTTTTTGCAAAAACGTAACATTTTCCATCAAGATCTAAAGGCAGACAATATTCTCTTCCGTGACCCAGAAAGCACCGAACCAATCATTATTGATTTTGATGCAGCCTCTGCCCATGAGGGCATTGCAGCAGACTGTGAAGACGGACAACACTTCAATTATGAAATCGGTGGCGCCCCCAACATTCAACCGCCTGAGCGATTTAAGGATGGTGAGCACATCACTGGCAAAGTGGATTCGTGGGCTGGTGGCCTCTTGCTGGTGGCTGCCGCATCCGGCAAAACAAGCCAGCAAGCACTGATTGATGAACTGCAAATCTTCAGAAATGGCAGTAGCAACGATCAGGCCCAGCTGGACGAGAAGGTTGAGGGACACTTGCTTGAGGTCCCCGAGAACATCAAGGGTGCGATAAAAGGCTTACTGAAACTCTCCCCGGAGGAAAGATTATCCGCCGAACAAGCACTGGACATCGTTAATATGCGCGCAGCTTGA
- the larB gene encoding nickel pincer cofactor biosynthesis protein LarB, whose product MEVQLDLLRRVRTGLEEAIFCEGKSPDQINGICETANSSGYRLLLTRLTSEKFSSLSEAARTLIDYDVVSNTAILGEKTLSPAAHVAVVSGGTSDVPVCKEVVRTLNYHGFGCDEFYDLGVTGLWRLMDRLPDLRKYKVIIAAAGMEAALPTVLGGLIKAPVIALPTSIGYGVAQGGKVALQSCLASCSGSLLTVNIDNGFGAACAAIKILQISEPQNNPSQ is encoded by the coding sequence ATGGAAGTTCAGCTTGATCTATTGCGCCGGGTGCGCACGGGGCTGGAAGAGGCAATCTTTTGCGAAGGCAAGTCTCCAGACCAGATCAACGGAATTTGCGAGACTGCCAATTCCAGTGGTTACCGATTGCTCCTCACCAGATTGACCAGTGAGAAATTCAGCTCGCTTTCTGAAGCCGCTAGAACGCTCATAGATTATGACGTGGTATCGAACACTGCAATCCTTGGGGAAAAAACTCTTTCCCCTGCTGCGCACGTTGCTGTCGTTTCCGGCGGAACCTCTGATGTCCCAGTCTGCAAAGAGGTTGTTCGAACACTCAATTATCACGGGTTTGGCTGCGACGAATTTTACGATCTGGGCGTGACAGGCCTTTGGCGTTTGATGGACCGCCTACCAGATCTCAGAAAATATAAAGTCATTATTGCAGCCGCTGGAATGGAGGCTGCACTGCCAACTGTTCTTGGTGGACTTATCAAAGCGCCTGTGATCGCTCTGCCCACGTCCATTGGTTACGGGGTGGCGCAAGGGGGTAAGGTTGCATTGCAGTCTTGCCTCGCAAGTTGCTCAGGAAGTCTACTAACAGTCAATATTGACAACGGCTTTGGGGCGGCTTGTGCTGCCATCAAGATACTTCAGATCAGTGAACCTCAAAACAATCCCTCTCAATAA
- the larE gene encoding ATP-dependent sacrificial sulfur transferase LarE, whose product MNSEKYEELRAVIKGLKTCSVALSGGVDSMTLAAVAHDILGEQATMVHAVSAAVPEEASQRVRTYAKRLGWKLIEINSGEITAPDYKRNPANRCYYCKSCLYTSIAMLQVGTIISGTNLDDLSDYRPGLIAAKEREVRHPFVEAKISKAELRQIAEFLGLDDLAQLPASPCLSSRIETGIQINPDDLRLVERIESKVRSQIEAENIRCRVQPEVLSVEIDEPVLLGIPEDERDALISTLEPIVAEHQMNRKILLSPYKKGSAFKVIQ is encoded by the coding sequence ATGAATAGTGAAAAATATGAGGAACTGCGGGCGGTCATCAAGGGCTTGAAGACGTGCAGTGTTGCTTTGAGTGGCGGTGTAGACAGCATGACGCTGGCGGCAGTTGCCCACGATATTCTTGGTGAGCAAGCCACCATGGTCCATGCCGTTTCCGCAGCAGTGCCTGAGGAAGCGAGTCAGCGCGTGAGAACTTACGCTAAGCGGTTGGGCTGGAAACTGATTGAGATCAACTCCGGCGAAATCACAGCTCCAGATTATAAGCGTAATCCTGCAAACCGTTGTTATTATTGCAAAAGTTGCCTCTATACCTCTATTGCTATGCTTCAGGTGGGTACAATTATATCCGGCACCAATTTGGATGATCTCAGCGATTATCGCCCAGGCCTGATTGCAGCCAAAGAGCGTGAGGTTCGCCATCCGTTTGTTGAAGCTAAGATCTCAAAAGCAGAACTTAGGCAGATTGCGGAGTTTCTTGGGTTAGATGATCTTGCTCAGCTTCCGGCCTCACCATGTTTGTCCAGCCGCATTGAAACCGGCATTCAGATCAATCCGGATGATTTGAGACTGGTCGAGAGAATTGAGAGCAAGGTCCGCTCACAGATTGAAGCTGAAAATATTCGGTGCCGGGTCCAACCAGAAGTATTGAGCGTTGAAATTGATGAGCCGGTTCTTCTTGGTATTCCTGAGGATGAACGCGACGCCCTGATCAGCACACTAGAGCCGATTGTTGCCGAACATCAGATGAACCGGAAAATCTTGCTTTCGCCCTATAAAAAAGGCAGTGCATTTAAGGTGATACAATAA
- a CDS encoding LarC family nickel insertion protein, translated as MDKKQLHVHLDVTGGIAGDMFAAAMLDANPRLRKPLLEILNSLGLEENPDVELAQYTDGMFCGQQFKVTLPTNDLHHHDHDHDHDHDHDHDHDHDHDHDHDHSHASWSNIRNWLNKLELDAEAKRQAHGIFSLLAEAEATIHGKSIDDVCFHEVGAWDSIVDIIAAGWLIARLGDASWSVSTLPWGGGLARTDHGLIPVPAPATMELLKGFVFRDDGVTGERITPTGAAILAWLKPDFRALSGGLIAYGHGFGSRKLEGMSNILRVSVVDRQTKQTTDTIVVMECDIDDQSPESLAVGLEQLRLDDHVLDLLQTPGYGKKNRMTNQIRLLVKTGHQERIAKQIFAQTTTIGIRWYQAERFTLRRGELCSHPHDVRIKWVERPEIGKTLKVEMDDLAKHGHHHHHREEIRRECEKTLKGELNNE; from the coding sequence ATGGATAAAAAGCAGCTGCACGTACACTTGGATGTAACAGGTGGTATTGCAGGGGATATGTTTGCAGCCGCGATGTTGGATGCCAATCCCCGGCTCAGAAAACCGCTTTTGGAAATACTCAACTCTCTGGGTTTGGAAGAAAATCCGGATGTTGAACTTGCGCAGTACACAGATGGGATGTTCTGCGGTCAGCAATTCAAAGTCACCTTGCCTACCAATGATCTCCATCATCACGATCACGATCACGATCACGATCACGATCACGACCACGACCATGACCACGACCACGACCATGACCATGACCATAGCCATGCCAGCTGGAGCAATATCCGCAACTGGCTGAATAAACTGGAACTTGATGCAGAAGCAAAGCGCCAGGCACACGGCATTTTTTCTCTACTTGCCGAAGCGGAGGCAACCATTCATGGCAAGTCTATTGATGACGTCTGCTTTCATGAGGTCGGTGCCTGGGATTCGATTGTAGATATTATTGCCGCAGGGTGGTTGATTGCCCGATTGGGAGACGCCTCTTGGAGTGTTTCTACTCTGCCATGGGGGGGAGGCCTCGCCCGAACGGATCATGGCCTTATTCCGGTCCCTGCACCTGCAACTATGGAGCTTTTGAAAGGGTTTGTGTTTCGTGATGATGGCGTTACCGGAGAACGTATCACACCGACCGGTGCGGCAATCCTTGCATGGCTTAAGCCAGATTTCAGAGCGCTATCCGGCGGATTAATTGCATATGGTCATGGTTTCGGTTCGCGAAAACTGGAGGGCATGAGCAACATTCTTCGTGTCAGCGTTGTTGATCGTCAAACGAAACAGACCACCGATACGATTGTTGTCATGGAGTGCGATATTGACGACCAGAGCCCGGAGTCGCTTGCCGTAGGCTTGGAGCAGCTGCGCCTGGATGATCATGTGCTCGACCTTTTGCAAACACCTGGATACGGCAAAAAGAACCGTATGACCAACCAGATCCGTCTGCTGGTTAAAACTGGTCATCAGGAACGCATCGCCAAACAAATTTTTGCTCAGACCACCACAATTGGAATTCGTTGGTATCAGGCCGAACGCTTCACACTGCGAAGAGGCGAACTGTGCTCACACCCACATGATGTGCGTATCAAATGGGTGGAGCGGCCAGAGATTGGCAAAACGCTGAAAGTGGAAATGGACGATCTGGCAAAACATGGACACCACCATCACCACCGCGAGGAAATCCGCCGCGAGTGTGAGAAGACGCTCAAAGGGGAACTTAACAATGAATAG
- a CDS encoding SulP family inorganic anion transporter produces the protein MANSLLSSFSLARSWHKQVNKNSLRADAIAGLTNAAIVLPQGVAFAIIAGLPPQYGLYTAMITPIIAALWGSSTIMISGPTTAISAVMFAAIAELAVPGTPLYVQFALALTIMVGLFQLIGGLCRLGGLISFISHSVMIGFTAAAAVLIAVSQLSGAFGVSVEGGGGVIVRLMRLSGELVNFSPLALGIALASFGTIVLSLKISKKLPAYFLALVVGMVVGKVFNADEAGIAMFKDLPSITPAFGIPQISLHEIGLLLPSAISVAFIGLLTSISIGRTFAMRRGERYDANQEIVGQGLSNIVGGFLQSYAGSGSFTRSALNAEAGGRTPFSAIFASVFLVGLLFMVSPLVSSIPVPAMAGIILNVAYRLIDFKEIKHIVSISQSEAAILFVTFFTGILVNLETSIFSGIFVSLIVFINRSAKTDVAAIAPAIYHGRRQMRDIEAYKLEQCPQINILRIEGSLFFGSVEGIEQEFRRLETRFPDAKFKLLVLKGIGHIDMSSSDLIIDEIEKLRANAGDYHIVASYIGLTSALRRMHVTDVLGEENLHASKADAVAVLTEHVNHDICANCHIRNFHECASKPCPVGSMPTNVPAEILDLPYEEPQAVSGLLGVKHYLKRVRG, from the coding sequence ATGGCAAACAGTCTTCTATCATCATTTTCACTCGCTCGTTCCTGGCATAAACAGGTGAACAAGAATTCCCTTAGAGCAGACGCTATTGCTGGCTTGACCAACGCCGCAATTGTTCTGCCTCAAGGAGTTGCCTTCGCTATCATTGCCGGACTGCCCCCTCAATATGGCCTTTACACAGCAATGATCACACCGATTATTGCAGCGCTTTGGGGGTCGTCTACCATTATGATTTCCGGTCCGACCACAGCAATTTCTGCGGTCATGTTTGCTGCGATTGCTGAGCTGGCTGTTCCGGGGACGCCACTTTATGTTCAGTTCGCCTTAGCGCTTACAATCATGGTTGGCCTGTTTCAGCTCATCGGCGGTTTGTGCCGGTTGGGAGGCCTGATCTCCTTTATTTCGCATTCGGTGATGATCGGCTTTACAGCAGCAGCAGCAGTGCTAATTGCGGTTTCACAGTTAAGTGGAGCATTTGGAGTCTCGGTTGAAGGCGGTGGCGGTGTTATTGTTCGTTTGATGCGTTTGAGTGGAGAACTGGTGAATTTCTCGCCACTGGCGTTGGGTATCGCTTTAGCATCCTTTGGAACCATTGTTCTTTCGCTGAAGATCAGCAAGAAACTGCCCGCCTATTTTCTTGCGCTTGTTGTCGGAATGGTCGTCGGAAAAGTTTTCAATGCCGATGAAGCCGGGATCGCAATGTTCAAGGACTTGCCTTCCATTACGCCTGCATTTGGAATTCCTCAGATATCCTTACATGAAATTGGTTTGCTGCTTCCAAGCGCTATCTCAGTTGCATTTATTGGCTTGCTCACTTCCATTAGTATCGGTCGCACCTTTGCCATGCGTCGGGGCGAGCGCTACGATGCAAATCAGGAAATTGTCGGGCAGGGGCTTTCCAATATCGTCGGCGGGTTTCTCCAGTCCTACGCCGGGTCAGGGTCGTTCACCAGATCGGCTCTCAACGCAGAAGCTGGCGGAAGAACACCATTTTCTGCCATCTTCGCCTCGGTATTTCTGGTGGGCCTGTTGTTTATGGTTTCTCCGCTTGTTTCCAGCATCCCAGTTCCGGCGATGGCGGGCATTATCCTAAACGTTGCTTACAGGCTCATTGATTTTAAAGAGATAAAACACATTGTCTCTATCAGCCAGAGTGAGGCAGCTATTCTCTTCGTAACCTTTTTTACCGGTATCCTCGTCAACCTGGAGACTTCGATTTTCTCAGGAATCTTTGTCTCACTGATTGTGTTTATTAATAGAAGTGCAAAAACAGACGTCGCTGCAATTGCACCAGCAATTTATCACGGTCGCAGGCAGATGCGGGATATTGAAGCATATAAGCTCGAGCAATGCCCGCAGATTAACATCTTGCGGATCGAGGGGTCTCTGTTCTTCGGCTCAGTGGAAGGTATCGAACAGGAATTTCGCCGCCTCGAAACACGGTTTCCCGACGCCAAGTTTAAGCTCTTAGTCTTAAAAGGTATCGGTCATATAGACATGTCGTCTTCTGATCTGATCATAGATGAAATCGAAAAACTACGTGCAAATGCGGGCGATTATCACATAGTGGCCTCCTATATTGGGCTGACAAGCGCCTTAAGGCGAATGCACGTTACTGATGTGTTGGGCGAAGAGAATCTCCACGCATCAAAAGCAGATGCGGTCGCGGTTCTGACCGAACACGTCAATCACGACATTTGCGCTAACTGTCATATTCGAAACTTCCATGAGTGTGCATCCAAACCATGTCCTGTGGGGTCTATGCCCACAAATGTCCCCGCAGAAATTTTGGACCTGCCCTATGAAGAACCGCAGGCAGTCTCCGGGCTGCTGGGAGTGAAGCATTATTTGAAACGGGTGAGGGGCTGA
- a CDS encoding triose-phosphate isomerase, producing the protein MNKKEILINLKRFEVNRELGGVCDGTHPGEWLKQTIQRIAEAGLGCADQFNLSIFVSDVMLPFALEQYASLDADTKTNFAIGSQSCHFDDVSPGGNFGAFTSHNIASTQATLGAASCLIGHCEERMGLRKVIGLFADEIQAENHLHDKAANKVASSVLGDKISCALKQDMKIVLCVGETAEQQGPGSFEDQQPRIKSVIATQLKEGLSKAASKLSLENLVIAYEPVWAIGPGKTPPDQEYIEFIASFIKEQVKDTIGFAPKVVYGGGLKRENAAMLAGVEALDGGLIALTNFTPPIGFQVDELCRILESYTSQAPK; encoded by the coding sequence ATGAATAAGAAAGAAATCTTGATAAACCTGAAAAGGTTTGAAGTTAATCGTGAACTGGGTGGTGTCTGTGATGGCACACACCCAGGTGAGTGGCTTAAACAGACCATTCAACGCATTGCTGAGGCCGGTTTGGGGTGCGCAGACCAGTTTAACCTGAGCATTTTTGTATCTGATGTGATGCTGCCTTTTGCATTGGAGCAATATGCGTCACTTGATGCAGACACAAAGACCAACTTTGCTATCGGTTCGCAAAGCTGCCACTTTGATGATGTCAGCCCCGGTGGAAATTTCGGCGCCTTCACGTCTCACAATATCGCTAGTACTCAGGCAACACTTGGTGCAGCAAGCTGCCTCATTGGTCATTGTGAAGAACGTATGGGTCTTCGCAAGGTCATTGGTCTGTTTGCTGATGAAATTCAGGCAGAAAACCATCTGCATGACAAAGCTGCTAATAAGGTCGCCAGCTCTGTCCTGGGCGATAAGATATCTTGTGCTTTGAAGCAGGACATGAAGATCGTTCTGTGTGTGGGTGAAACAGCTGAACAACAAGGCCCTGGTTCATTTGAAGATCAGCAGCCACGGATCAAATCTGTTATCGCCACCCAGCTCAAAGAGGGGCTATCCAAAGCAGCATCAAAACTGAGCTTGGAAAATCTGGTAATAGCATATGAGCCCGTCTGGGCGATTGGGCCGGGAAAAACCCCGCCAGACCAAGAATACATTGAATTCATTGCCAGCTTTATCAAAGAGCAAGTGAAAGACACAATTGGATTTGCTCCAAAGGTTGTTTATGGCGGTGGTTTGAAGCGTGAAAATGCTGCAATGCTTGCGGGTGTTGAGGCTCTTGATGGTGGTTTGATTGCTTTGACCAACTTCACCCCACCTATTGGTTTTCAGGTGGATGAACTGTGTCGGATACTCGAAAGCTACACATCACAAGCACCTAAATAG
- a CDS encoding lactate racemase domain-containing protein codes for MKTVQFEYGSGFMPAELPDSADIFIPGETVKDPAHLEDPIAATREAILNPIGMPPISQSVSRGSKITIVFPDRVKGGSHDTAHRRVSIPIVLEECLKAGVEKKDIALICSNGLHRKNTEQELLEILGPEVFNAYYWEGQVTNHDSEDWDNLVDLGRNEHGDKVVMNKTVYDSDLVVMIGHTLGNPYGGYSGGYKHTATGITNWECIASHHIPRVMHRDDFTPVNKHSLMRQKFDQIGKWMEKCMGNKFFTCDAVLDTFGKQIAVFAGGCGDIQPLSFEVADKRTYANWATKKYDIMMFGMPQNFHYGNGHGTNPVLMMQAIAAQIVRHKRVMTDNCVVICSSLCNGYFHDEEFPSYRKLYDLFQSEYHNTLVDLNKHIEYLSLDEEMIKKYRFNYGYHPFHGFSMTSCGHIAEMNTKAVYIVGAQEPGFARGMGMKTRATFEEALQDATRYTGENPNILALPHAFTRAAMHLGNKD; via the coding sequence ATGAAGACAGTACAGTTCGAATATGGTTCAGGGTTTATGCCAGCAGAGCTGCCAGACAGCGCTGACATTTTTATTCCTGGCGAGACTGTTAAGGATCCAGCACATCTGGAAGATCCTATTGCAGCAACACGTGAAGCCATCCTTAACCCGATTGGCATGCCTCCAATAAGCCAAAGCGTAAGCAGGGGCTCAAAAATCACAATCGTGTTCCCGGATCGTGTCAAAGGCGGCTCCCACGATACGGCACACCGGCGCGTTTCCATTCCTATTGTATTGGAGGAATGCCTCAAAGCTGGTGTCGAGAAAAAAGACATCGCCCTGATTTGCAGCAATGGCCTGCACAGGAAAAACACGGAACAGGAACTGCTTGAGATTCTAGGCCCGGAAGTATTTAATGCATACTACTGGGAGGGGCAGGTCACAAACCACGACAGTGAAGACTGGGACAACCTCGTTGATCTGGGCCGCAATGAACACGGCGACAAAGTTGTCATGAACAAGACCGTTTATGACTCCGATTTGGTTGTCATGATCGGGCATACGCTTGGTAATCCATATGGTGGGTACTCCGGCGGCTACAAACATACCGCCACCGGCATCACCAATTGGGAATGCATCGCATCGCACCACATTCCTCGGGTTATGCATCGTGATGACTTTACTCCTGTCAATAAACACAGCCTGATGCGCCAGAAGTTTGACCAAATCGGCAAATGGATGGAAAAATGCATGGGTAATAAGTTCTTCACCTGTGATGCTGTCCTTGATACATTTGGTAAACAGATCGCTGTCTTCGCTGGTGGGTGTGGGGATATTCAACCCCTGAGCTTTGAAGTTGCTGATAAGCGGACCTATGCAAACTGGGCGACTAAAAAGTACGACATCATGATGTTCGGCATGCCGCAGAACTTTCACTACGGCAATGGACATGGCACCAATCCCGTATTGATGATGCAAGCAATCGCAGCGCAGATCGTCCGCCACAAACGAGTCATGACCGACAACTGTGTTGTCATTTGCTCATCTCTTTGCAATGGGTATTTCCATGACGAGGAGTTTCCCTCCTATCGCAAACTATATGACCTGTTCCAGAGCGAGTATCACAACACACTTGTCGATCTGAACAAGCATATCGAGTATCTCTCCCTCGATGAGGAAATGATCAAGAAGTACCGGTTTAACTACGGGTATCACCCATTCCACGGCTTCTCCATGACGTCTTGTGGTCACATCGCTGAGATGAATACCAAGGCTGTTTATATTGTCGGTGCTCAAGAACCGGGCTTTGCTCGCGGCATGGGCATGAAAACGCGCGCCACTTTTGAAGAAGCCTTGCAAGATGCAACCCGTTACACCGGTGAAAATCCAAACATCCTGGCATTGCCTCATGCATTCACGCGCGCAGCTATGCACTTGGGCAATAAGGATTAG
- a CDS encoding class II fructose-bisphosphate aldolase, translating into MPLVTLREVLDDARQNNYAVPSFNAVDVNLARGLILAAEAERSPIILNLGQGQFRFTPLEIMAPVMKQLAAEATVPVVTHLDHGKSVDVCIRALRQGFSSVMYDGSALPIEENIANTIEVVRIAKYFGASVEAEIGKVGNTETGDEEQDNTEITDDLLTTPEQAVRFMEAVEVDALAVAFGTAHGLYKGDPKLDFERLRSIREKVSVPLVMHGGSGLEDSAFHEAIRHGVAKINYFTQMSHDVAKQCQKAFHEAEDEYYHDAILTAVSATQEHSSRVMRVFGSSGRA; encoded by the coding sequence ATGCCTTTAGTAACATTGCGGGAAGTACTGGATGACGCCCGACAGAATAACTATGCAGTCCCAAGCTTCAATGCAGTTGACGTCAACCTGGCACGCGGCCTTATATTGGCAGCTGAAGCTGAGCGCTCACCAATCATCTTGAATCTTGGTCAGGGACAATTCCGCTTTACTCCACTGGAAATCATGGCGCCGGTCATGAAGCAATTGGCGGCAGAAGCTACAGTTCCTGTGGTGACCCATCTAGATCACGGTAAGTCCGTTGATGTGTGTATTCGCGCATTAAGACAGGGCTTTTCATCTGTTATGTATGATGGTTCCGCTCTGCCAATCGAAGAAAATATTGCAAACACTATCGAAGTTGTACGGATTGCCAAGTATTTTGGAGCTTCTGTTGAGGCCGAAATTGGTAAGGTTGGAAATACTGAAACCGGTGACGAAGAGCAGGATAACACAGAGATCACAGATGACCTTCTGACAACTCCTGAACAGGCCGTTCGTTTTATGGAAGCTGTAGAAGTAGACGCGCTTGCAGTCGCTTTTGGAACAGCGCATGGCCTTTACAAAGGTGATCCGAAACTTGATTTTGAGCGTTTGCGCTCCATTCGGGAAAAAGTAAGCGTCCCGCTTGTTATGCATGGTGGTTCCGGTCTGGAAGACAGCGCCTTCCATGAAGCCATTCGCCATGGTGTTGCAAAAATCAACTACTTCACCCAGATGTCGCATGACGTGGCAAAACAATGCCAGAAAGCCTTTCATGAGGCTGAAGATGAGTACTATCACGACGCCATCCTGACAGCCGTATCAGCCACTCAAGAGCATTCTTCCAGAGTGATGCGCGTTTTTGGCAGTAGCGGCCGCGCATAA
- a CDS encoding PfkB family carbohydrate kinase, with amino-acid sequence MPIILCLGNSTWDRIYSVEEIPSQATKYFSNQLLEVGGGVAATAAVAAARLGARVFFAGRQGNDTVGDQITLDFAKYNVDTRFLRKFDSVLSPSAVVHVDKRGERQITVLKDLNMPTDAAWIDETMLDGVDCVLCDCTWPEGAERILSLARELNIETVIDADIGGEGLRKLLPLGTHVAFSHPALRDFSKTDNTEEALKIAQQFVKGTVYVTQGEKGCFWLEGGKLQHLPAYQVDVVDTTGAGDVFHGALALAISEKAQCVEAVRFASATAALKCTQVGGRAGIPQKAQVLEFINNNIQE; translated from the coding sequence ATGCCAATTATACTGTGTCTTGGAAATAGTACTTGGGACAGGATCTATTCTGTTGAAGAAATTCCATCGCAAGCCACCAAGTATTTCTCAAATCAACTCTTGGAAGTTGGAGGTGGCGTCGCAGCGACTGCTGCCGTCGCAGCGGCTCGCTTGGGTGCTCGCGTTTTCTTTGCGGGTCGCCAGGGTAACGACACTGTTGGAGATCAAATCACTCTGGATTTTGCAAAGTATAATGTAGATACCAGATTTCTTCGCAAGTTCGATTCTGTTCTCTCACCCAGTGCCGTGGTTCATGTTGACAAACGGGGTGAGCGTCAGATCACCGTTCTCAAAGATCTCAATATGCCGACAGATGCGGCTTGGATTGATGAGACAATGCTCGATGGCGTTGATTGCGTGCTTTGTGATTGCACATGGCCAGAAGGTGCAGAGCGCATTCTGTCTCTTGCCCGAGAGCTAAACATTGAAACCGTGATTGATGCAGATATCGGCGGTGAAGGTCTTCGGAAGCTACTTCCTCTGGGTACTCATGTTGCCTTTTCCCATCCAGCGCTCCGCGATTTCTCAAAAACGGACAATACTGAAGAGGCACTGAAGATCGCGCAGCAGTTCGTCAAGGGAACCGTTTATGTGACGCAGGGCGAAAAGGGTTGTTTTTGGCTTGAGGGTGGAAAATTGCAGCACCTTCCAGCCTACCAAGTCGATGTGGTTGATACCACCGGCGCTGGCGATGTCTTTCATGGCGCTCTTGCCCTTGCAATTTCCGAAAAAGCGCAATGCGTAGAAGCCGTTCGCTTCGCGAGTGCAACCGCTGCGCTCAAGTGTACACAAGTCGGTGGGCGCGCCGGCATTCCGCAAAAAGCGCAAGTTCTCGAATTTATAAATAATAATATACAGGAGTAA